The following proteins are encoded in a genomic region of Sylvia atricapilla isolate bSylAtr1 chromosome 14, bSylAtr1.pri, whole genome shotgun sequence:
- the STC2 gene encoding stanniocalcin-2, with protein sequence MCAELGGKLLALAVLLASARAAAGTEATHPPEGPQDRTPQQKGRLSLQNTAEIQHCLVNAGDVGCGVFECFENNSCEIRGLHEICMTFLHNAGKFDAQGKSFIKDALKCKAHALRHKFSCISRKCPAIKEMVFQLQRECYLKHDLCSAAKENVQVIVEMIHFKDLLQHEPYVDLVNILLTCGEEVKKAITRSVQAQCEQNWGSLCSILSFCTSAVHGDAVQGAEKKVGEGSRAGAGRGDMVAHADPEHRESSRAAKGERGPKGHSNARAKAGGHGPKGAQGILDRAEELSDFSDIRR encoded by the exons ATGTGCGCGGAGCTCGGCGGAaagctgctggccctggccgTGCTGCTGGCCAGCGCCCGGGCGGCCGCGGGCACTGAGGCCACGCACCCGCCGGAGGGACCGCAGGACAGGACCCCGCAGCAGAAGGGGCGCCTGTCGCTGCAGAACACAG CTGaaatccagcactgcctggtCAATGCTGGCGATGTGGGATGTGGAGTGTTTGAATGCTTTGAGAACAATTCTTGCGAGATCCGAGGCTTACACGAGATCTGCATGACATTCCTGCACAACGCTGGAAAATTCGATGCCCAG gGAAAATCCTTCATTAAAGACGCTCTGAAGTGTAAGGCTCATGCCTTGAGGCATAAATTCAGCTGCATCAGCCGTAAGTGCCCTGCCATTAAAGAGATGGTGTTCCAGTTACAGCGGGAGTGCTACCTGAAGCATgacctctgctctgctgccaaggAGAACGTCCAGGTCATTGTGGAGATGATTCACTTCAAAGACCTGCTGCAGCATGA GCCTTACGTGGACCTAGTGAACATCTTGCTCACCTGCGGCGAGGAGGTGAAGAAGGCAATAACCAGGAGCGTCCAGGCCCAGTGTGAACAGAACTGGGGAAGCCTCTGCTCCATCCTGAGCTTCTGCACCTCGGCCGTGCACGGAGACGCTGTCCAGGGAGCCGAGAAGAAGGtgggggaaggcagcagggccGGCGCTGGCCGCGGGGACATGGTGGCCCACGCCGACCCcgagcacagggagagctccaggGCGGCCAAAGGGGAGAGAGGTCCCAAGGGCCACTCCAACGCCCGGGCCAAAGCTGGGGGCCACGGTCCCAAAGGGGCCCAGGGGATCCTGGACAGGGCAGAGGAACTGTCCGACTTCTCCGACATCCGGAGGTGA